The following are encoded together in the Salmonella enterica subsp. enterica serovar Choleraesuis genome:
- the norR gene encoding anaerobic nitric oxide reductase transcription regulator NorR — protein MGLSVNSLATVAIQLQQGLSHQDRFIRLVTTLRDVLGCDATALLSYERGLFRPLATDGLAPDVLGRRFQIDTHPRLEAIARAGDIVRFPADSELPDPYDGLVPGHETLKVHACVGLPLFAGQTLIGALTLDGLDAHSFDEFSDEELRLVAVLAAGALNNALLIEQLENQSHQQIIPPGDEAVPQVEMIGNHPLMQKLREEIAIVAGSDLNVLIGGETGTGKELVAHAIHHQSTRADHPLVYLNCAALPESVAESELFGHVKGAFTGAIGNRSGKFELADNGTLFLDEIGELSLALQAKLLRVLQYGDIQRVGDDRSLRVNVRVLAATNRDLKAEVEAGSFRSDLYHRLSVFPLTLPALRDRGDDIAALAGYFCELRRVRLGLRQIVLSPAALAALRAWHWPGNVRELEHALYRAVAIARAGRNNGEITLLPEHFALEPAATDTSVTASTVSSVASAPQFALANSLRDATLEFQRQQIKQALSQEGNWAAAARRLDLDVANLHRLARRLGLK, from the coding sequence ATGGGGCTTTCGGTAAACTCACTGGCGACCGTCGCTATCCAGTTACAACAGGGGTTATCGCACCAGGATCGGTTTATTCGGCTGGTCACTACCCTGCGCGATGTACTGGGCTGCGACGCTACCGCCCTGCTGAGTTATGAGAGAGGGCTGTTTCGCCCGCTGGCAACCGACGGTCTGGCGCCAGATGTGTTGGGACGACGTTTTCAGATTGATACCCACCCCCGGCTGGAGGCCATTGCCCGCGCCGGTGATATTGTGCGTTTCCCGGCCGACAGCGAGTTACCCGACCCTTACGACGGCCTGGTCCCCGGCCATGAAACCTTAAAAGTTCACGCCTGCGTTGGTCTGCCGCTGTTTGCCGGCCAGACGCTGATCGGGGCACTGACCCTCGACGGGCTGGATGCCCACAGTTTTGATGAATTCAGCGATGAAGAGCTGCGCCTGGTGGCGGTGCTGGCCGCCGGTGCCTTGAATAACGCCCTGCTGATTGAGCAGCTTGAGAATCAAAGCCACCAGCAAATCATTCCACCAGGCGATGAAGCCGTGCCGCAGGTAGAGATGATCGGTAATCATCCGCTGATGCAGAAGCTTCGCGAAGAGATAGCCATCGTCGCCGGTAGCGATCTTAATGTGCTGATTGGCGGTGAAACAGGCACCGGTAAAGAGCTGGTGGCACACGCTATTCACCACCAGTCCACCCGCGCCGACCATCCACTGGTGTACCTTAACTGCGCGGCGCTGCCGGAAAGCGTGGCGGAAAGCGAGCTGTTTGGCCATGTAAAAGGGGCATTTACCGGCGCTATTGGCAATCGTAGCGGTAAGTTTGAGCTGGCAGATAACGGCACGCTATTTCTGGATGAGATTGGCGAACTGTCGTTGGCGCTTCAGGCCAAACTGCTGAGGGTGCTGCAATATGGTGATATTCAGCGCGTCGGTGACGACCGCAGCCTGCGGGTTAATGTTCGGGTGCTGGCGGCGACCAACCGCGATTTAAAAGCAGAAGTGGAGGCCGGTAGCTTCCGTTCCGACCTTTATCACCGACTGAGCGTTTTCCCCCTTACTTTACCTGCCCTGCGCGATCGTGGTGACGATATCGCGGCGCTGGCCGGGTATTTTTGTGAGCTGCGCCGGGTGCGGCTCGGCCTGCGCCAGATTGTACTTAGCCCGGCGGCGCTGGCGGCTCTGCGAGCCTGGCACTGGCCGGGTAATGTGCGTGAGCTGGAACATGCGTTATATCGGGCAGTGGCAATCGCCCGGGCCGGACGTAACAATGGTGAAATCACGCTATTGCCGGAGCACTTTGCCCTGGAGCCAGCCGCTACGGATACTTCAGTCACAGCCAGTACGGTATCTTCAGTTGCATCCGCGCCGCAGTTCGCACTGGCTAACTCTCTGCGCGATGCCACGCTGGAGTTCCAGCGTCAGCAAATAAAGCAGGCGCTAAGTCAGGAAGGAAACTGGGCCGCCGCCGCCCGCCGCCTGGATTTGGATGTGGCAAACCTGCACCGTCTGGCCCGCCGCCTGGGGCTGAAATAA